A window of Drosophila sulfurigaster albostrigata strain 15112-1811.04 chromosome X, ASM2355843v2, whole genome shotgun sequence genomic DNA:
agaataataattgcattttatttattatttctaaggCACATCAGTcattaataaatcaaagcgacatttgatatatttacagtacatttaaaatgtcatGTTTTCTTTTGACTCAGTGCCTCCCTCTGCTCCTCCCTCTGCTCCTTCTTCTGCTCCTCCTTCCGCTTCTCCCTTTGCTTCTCCCTTTGCGCCTTCCTCTGCACCCTTTTGCCCCTCAAGTACTGATTTTTCTCCTTTTTCAACCTTCACATTCTTTAACTTCAAAATGGCAGCAGCTTGCTCGCTCTTCTTCAGGTTCTCGCCATAGATGCGGCACACTTCGATGTGGAGCAAACACTTTCTGCAAATATTGCCACCCCGAACCATCGCCAATTGGGAGCTGGCCTGAGGAGCGTCCGGAGCATGAGCCTTCTTGTAGGCAGCCATCATTCGGGCATCGCTGCCCTTTGGCTCCTCATAGGGCACGCGATAGGGACGCATCG
This region includes:
- the LOC133848255 gene encoding uncharacterized protein LOC133848255, with the protein product MSKRSSDSNSNYGASKDIWASMRPYRVPYEEPKGSDARMMAAYKKAHAPDAPQASSQLAMVRGGNICRKCLLHIEVCRIYGENLKKSEQAAAILKLKNVKVEKGEKSVLEGQKGAEEGAKGEAKGEAEGGAEEGAEGGAEGGTESKENMTF